Below is a genomic region from Macaca thibetana thibetana isolate TM-01 chromosome 1, ASM2454274v1, whole genome shotgun sequence.
tAATCTGTCAGCCTTTTCTTGGACACTTTGAGTACTTTGAGGGAACCGTTATTTCTCTCAAATGGGCTTGTTTGTAACAAGGCTTATCTTTTCTAGGACTCTGAAAGGAAGAAAGGTCATGGATCTAGGAGATTTTATTTCTAGATGAAAAGAAAATGGTctatgaagaaataatttcttaggAATCAGATTGAATGTTGAGGTAGACCACTGTCTCAAAAGTTTCAGACTTGAACAGGTTCATTTTGTGTAGCTAGAGGACTCTGCTCCTGTGACACCTCTAAGCCTTCTCTGGCTCTTTATCCAGGCTGCTGTGGTAGAGCAGAAATCTCAGAACACATCCTTTGTCTTTTTCCAGGAACCATTTAGCTCACACAAGGTACTTGGTTGGCAAGATTGGTTATATAAGGATGATGAATGAACTAAGGGACGATTAAGTCTTAGCAAGGAAACACTGCCTTAGCTTAAGAGTTGTTCTGTCCCATTTTAGCTCTCTCCTTGCACACTAACagtgttgtattttttttgtttttaggtttttgacAACTATGCAGTCACAGTTATGATTGGTGGAGAACCATATACTCTTGGACTTTTTGATACTGCAGGTGAAAACTTAATGTCTTttatactgttttgatttttaacagTTGCTAGTTGTTTGTCTCTTGTGGATATTTTGAGAAACTAGCACATGAGCAGAGTACTTGCCTTTTGTTATTAGTTAGCAGGATTGAACATAATGATCGTTGATGCTTGACCAAGGAGCAGTCCCAGACCTGGATTGGCAAATAGGAGTTTGGAGTACCCTGGGTGAACAGTGTAGTAGATGAAGTAGAGTGAGACTACAGTGCATTATACAAGCTCAAACTGAACTAAAATCCAGATGTATGCACCTTGCAGAGAATTGGGGACTGTATTAGTGGTTGGGGAGGGACTAAGGGAATGAATTCATAGGAATCATGCCCACTGATTCTCTCCCTTCACCCCTACCTGCTCCGTTTTAAAGTCTAGAGTTTCCTAAATATGCCTAAGGTTGTAAGGTCATAAGCcatttatagtatttattattatcactCTCTGATATCTGAAGGCGTATTCAATTTATGTGTCTAATATGTTTAGTTTCTTACGatagcttatttattttaaactgtatCTGAAAATAATTTGAGAGTGAACTGTTACTCACAGTATTGACATTTGTCAACTATCCAAATTGTAAGAACAAATTACTTTCTTCCTTCAAATGTACCTAATTCCTCAGTGCTATTTCTTGTTTTCAAGaatggttggccgggcgcggtggctcaagcctgtaatcccagcactttgggaggccgagacgggcggatcacgaggtcaggagatcgagaccatcctggctaacacggtgaaaccccatctctactaaaaaatacaaaaaactagccgggcgaagtggcgggcgcctgtggtcccagctactcgggaggctgagccaggagaatggcgtaaacccgggaggcggagcttgcagtgagctgagatccggccactgcactccagcctgggcgacagagccagactcagtctcaaaaaaaaaaaaaaaaagaatggctgcACATCTTAATTTCTGACTTTTCTCTATGTGCCGTCTTATGATCAGCTTAGTTAGCCAGAGGAAAGTCTCAGAAAGATGTCCTTTAGAATATCTTTAGAATGTAGGAATTCTAAACTTTCTGCTTTGTTTGAGTTACTCTTTGTTACTGTTTCCAAGCTAATTTGTTGCTCTCATGGAATCTGTTGTACTGTGTACCATGAGGAACTATTTGGATTTAATTGAGAACATGAAATGGAGAGACAATAAAgtttagagaaaattttaatacattaaaattataaaagtaattgtaTATTAAActtggaaaatagagaaaacagtgACCCATAATCTCTTGATAAATGAGGAATTTTCTTCTGTGTTCATTTGTGTCCAAAGGCacagagaaaagattttttttgttgttgttgagaccgagttttgctcttgttgcccaggctggagtgcagtggtgtaatctcggctcaccgcatcctcaacctcctgtgattcttctgcctcaccctccggagtagctgggattacaggcgtgcgccaccacacccggctaatttttttgtattttaggagagatggggtttctccatgttggtcaggctggtctcgaacttctgacctcaggtgatccgccctcctcagtctcccaaagtgctgggattacaggtgtgaatcaccacgcctggtgagaaaatataatttatggcTACTTGTGgttgaaaattaatattttcagatttcagagtttattttttgtaagccTTTACATTTTCTGGCGAgtactttttaaagctttattgaTGTGTAGcacaataaaaatcaatttaaggCCAAGTATggtagctgacacctgtaatcacagcactttgggaggctgagacaggcagttcacctgaggtcaggagtttgagaccagcctggccagtatggtgaaaccccatctctactaaaaatacaaaaattagctgaatgtagtggtgtatgcctgttaagtcccagctacttgggaagctgagacaggagaattgcttgaacccagggggcggaggttgcagtgagccgagattctgccactgccctccagcctgggtgacagagtgagactccgtctttaaaaaaaaaagaaaaaaaatcgttTTAAGTGTTTGGTGTGATGCATTTTGCTGACCCTGTACCATAATAACATGTgtaacatttttatcacccctcAAATTTTCCGTGGTGAGTCCTTTtaccattgaatggtcttggcacccttatcaaaaattatttgaccatatatgtgagtgtttatttctgggttcccttttGCCGTCAGCCCTGTCCCTTGACCTGGTTCcgggcaaccactgatctgctttctttgtttccactgttttgcttttctagggtttcatataaatggaaccatacaatatgtagtcttttgtgtttgactgtttttacttagcataatgtttgtGAGAGTTGTCCATGTTGTGTGTATTGCTAGTTGTTTCTTTTGATTGCTGAGTGATACTCTGTCctatgaatatatcacaattttgtttatccattaacaagttgatggatgtttgggttCCAGTTTTAATACTGGTGCTATGAATTGCTTCCTTGTCTGAGCTCttttgaataatgttgctatCAACATGGGTATACAAATACCTTGTTGAGATATACAAATACCTTGTTGAGACCCTACTTGCAGTTCTTtaggggtatatacccagaagtggaattgttggatcatgtggtaattctgtttttaatttttttgaggaacctctatattGTTTTCCACACTGGCTGTCctattttatattcctaccaacagtacGTGGGGGCTTGATATAGTCACATTCTTCTCTTTgatacttattttctgttttttttttttttttttttttttttttatagccatCCTAATTAGTGTGAGGTGGTATctatttgtggttttgatttgcatttccttaatgattagtgatgttgaacgtCTTATggccatatatcttctttggagaaaggtcTGTTTAAtcaaattctttgcccatttttgaattgggattttttttttttttttggttaagtttTAGGAGTTATCTGTAGATTCCAGGTATTAATCTCCTATCACATAtacgatttgcaaatattttttcctattttgtgggTTGcgtttttattctgttgatactATCTTCTGATGTgtaaaatttttacaatttcacgaagtttttctaatttttggttGGTTTGGTGTGATATCCAAACAAATTATTGCCAAGTCCAGCTGAATCTTTTGCCCTCTGTTTTCTGggagttttaaagttttaggtctaacatttagaccttttatccattttgagttaatttttatatatagtgttaGGTAAGATTCCATCTTtgtcttttgcatgtgaatatgtCATTTTCTCAGCACCATCAGAGTCCTTTTAccactgaatggtcttggcacccttatcaaaaattatttgacctaggctaggcgtggtggctcacacctgtaatcctagcactttgggaggcagaggtgggcagatcacctgaggtcagaagtttaagaccagcctggccaacatggtgaaaccccatctctactaagaatacaaaaattggcctggcgtggtggtgtgtgcctgtagtcccagctactcaggaggcagagacaggagaatctcttgaactggggaggcggaggttgcagtgagccgagattgtgccactgcactccagcatgggtgataagagagagtgagactctgtctaaaaaagaaaaaaaaaattatttgcccatatatgtaagggtttatttctgggttctctagtctATTCCACTGTCTTATATATTGCcctatgccaataccacactgttttgattattgtagccttgtaCTAAGTTTTGAGATCAGGATGTGGGAGTccttcagctttattcttctttttcaagattattttggctatttgggatcccttgctgggattttgatagggattgcattgaatctgtaggttgctttggatAATGTTGACATGtcaacaatattaagtcttccaattcatgaacgtgggatgtgtttccatttatttgtcttctttaatttctttcagcagttttgaaatttttgttgtCCAAGTCTTTTGCCTCTGATTAAGTTaattctaagtatttttattgttttgagtaTCCATTAATTCTTGCTAAAttcttggtaaattttttttctaggcttTATCAGTTTCAGATACTGGTCTTACATACACACATTAACTAAATATGTGAACCTGTGTTTCTGGTCACGATGGGCAGTGGGTTTTGTCATCTGAGTTTCACTGAGATGACACAGTGAAATTTAGATGATTTCACTGTAATTGTTTCTTTACCGtatctgagatggagtctcgctctgttgcccagactggagtaccgtgacgccatcttggctcactgcaacctccgccttctggattcacgcaattcttctgcctcagcctcccaagtagctgggattacagacgtgcaccatcacacccagctaacttttatatttttagtagagatggggcttcaccctgttggccaggctggtctcgaactcctgacctagggtgatcagcctgtcttggcctcccagagtgctgggattacaaggattGATTTTTAACTATTTCTGTAGCAAGagtttattattacatttattactGGGTTTCTAATGGACCCCAAGATTGAACACCACAAACTAGTAGTAAAAGCAAATAACATAATAGTAAATTCATTGCTGTTCTGAGTGCTTAAAGTTTGTAGAATTAGCTGATTGAGAATATTGCCTACATATTATATTACAAAGCCATACATTTTATTAGATAAGTAAGTTGCTTTTTGAGTAGTGACTAGCATACTTGTAACGCTTTGAGGACATCAAGATTCAGTTGCTGAATTCTCtccaatatttttcctttttctagggCAAGAGGATTATGACAGATTACGACCGCTGAGTTATCCACAGACAGATGTATTTCTAGTCTGTTTTTCAGTGGTCTCTCCatcttcatttgaaaatgtgaaagaaaaggtAAGCTGATCAGGTATTCTTGCCCTAAGAAGGTCATCTCAGAATTTCTACTGACCTGTTATAAATAGCATTAGAGGCTTGTTGAATAACAaaggtgtattttaaaatacctttttgtAGTGGGTGCCTGAGATAACTCACCACTGTCCAAAGACTCCTTTCTTGCTTGTTGGGACTCAAATTGATCTCAGAGATGACCCCTCCACTATTGAGAAACTTGCCAAGAACAAACAGAAGCCTATCACTCCAGAGACTGCTGAAAAGCTGGCCCGTGACCTGAAGGCTGTCAAGTATGTGGAGTGTTCTGCACTTACACAGGTAAGGATGACATGAAACCCTTTGCATATTTATGGTCAAGTCATTTATTAGAGCATTAGGATATAGGAGTTTAACAGTGATCAGCAGTGCTCAAAGATGCCCAGCAAGAATATGAACAGCTTCATATTGTATATTCTTTTGTTGGAGGCCTCTGCGTTTTTTGGAGAACATTATTAGTTCCTAAACTCCTTGTGTTGGTAAGGTCTCGTGTTGTACTGAATGATTTGTAGTGGTCATGGTTGTGTGAAAACAAAAACCTTACAGGAAAGGTTCAGATAAGCACAGACTTGCAAGAGTGgatatgaatgattttttttttctagacactTAAATTTTCATCTAAATATGTCTGATCTTTTCTTGCCAATTCAGACAATTGATACTATACTGTTTCTTGGGCAGTTCAACCAGGATAGGGAATTAGTCATAATAATTGAGACTTTCATGTCAAAGAAGGCAGCCATGGCTGTTTCTGCCACAGTTCTCAAGCATGCTTTATATAGTGTCTCTATTCCTAGGtttttggaagtattccttcctcatGCATTCTGACCATTTTTGAGTGATTTAATTGGAACTCCTTTTGTAGTTTGATGGGAAACTCAGATTTTGAAGATAGGGAGCAGTGTTAGGGTATTTGGAAGGGACTTGTAACTGATGTGTATGGTTTAAACTTTTTCACCTTCATGATATCGCTGATTCCATCCTTTGAGTACTGTTCTGgaggcaaaggaaaaaattatggaaataattAGCACAAAAGTCTTACGTTCTACTGGTACTGGTGCTTTGAACTTTGAACGGTGAGCAGATATGCCTAATAGGGCAAGATTGAAGGGTGGAGATttctaataattatattaaactcATTATATTTATGGTTACGTTTTCAGgtaattgttcatttttattgtgtttctaaAAAACACTTGGATTCTTAACTACACGTATACTAGGGTAAATGGCATATATGATTACTTATTACATATGTACTAGGTATTTAGTTTATAGGGCCTAGTGCATAATTTAATAATCAGTTTAGTACTTGGTTggatatttaaagataaaacatttatgCTTAACTGGGATATTCCCAGAATAACTTCGAGGCCTAATATCAGATGATTTAAACATAATCTTCTAATCCTAGTTTTTTAAGGCAGTTTAGTGCTATTGTAAAAGCAGTTATTTAGAAGTTTAGAAGATTTTATATCTTCCCATGCACAGCGCTGTTTTGAGAGTTTAAAAAAATGCCTGGtgcttctctctgtgttttaGTAACATTCCCAGAAAagtatgcctgtgtgtgtatattgGGGGAGACAGGGAAGGTCATGTGTGAAACACTGATGTCCATGTTAGACACTCATTCTGTGTGCTTCTGATGCATACTTCTGTTCTCTAGATATGGGTTGCTTTGAGGGAAGACACATAGGCCCTGTGGATTCACTTTTAGGTTACTCGTGATGCTTTAGATAATTGGATGCTTTTAATGTAAGATTTTTACAGTATCAGCAGGTGTATACAGTAAATCAGTTTGTAGAGAGTATGAAGTTTAAAAGGTCTTAGCAGGTACATTTTTCTTACCAGAGTTTGAAGTATGGAGAAGTCAAAAGAGGGGAAGTTAGAAAATGGGGTCTGTGGTTGTGTTTGGGAGCTAGAACTTTTAGGTTTACAGATTCTGTTTGTTGATTCCTCTAAAACTAAAATCGTAATATAAACAGATGGTGGTCAAGCAAAGATTAGTTTTGTTTCATAGAGCATTTGTTGATCTTTGTCCACTGTAAGCAAGAAAGGAATTCCTTCTTGTTAAGGGATACACTCCAGTTTCTAATggtcctcctcctctttttttttttttttcttataaagtatATTTCCCTTTCTgtactccttccttcctttttttttttttttttttgagacagagtctcgctctgtcgcccaggctggagtgcagtggccggatctcagctcactgcaagctccgcctcccgggtttacgccattctcctgcctcagcctcccaagtagctgggactacaggcgcccgccacctcgcccggctagttttttttttttttttgtatttttagtagagacggggtttcaccatgttagccaggatggtctcgatctcctgaccttgtgatccgcccgtctcggcctcccaaagtgctgggattacaggcttgagccaccgcgcccggccccttccttccttttatattTGACTGCCAGAGTTGGTTCCTAGATGTGTAGAAAGAATTGCAGAGGAATTTAAGTTTTTATATGgcatttttactttgtaaatgatgtagaaagaagaaagctttttaacttttgctgcttttaaagaatttactgctgtttttgatttattttgtatctAACGTGATGTGTGGGTATCAGTCTTGTGGGATGTCATGGATGGGGACGGGGTGGAGGTGGGCACACTTGGGGTGGTCTGGGGTTGGCACTTACAGTTGGAGCTGTGTTCTGGGACTTCTAGGACATACTTACTTGGGATCAAACTGATCAAACTAAAGAACATGTGAAACAACCTTGGGTGGTAAACTTGTGGCTTCAGATTTAGGTGAGTTTAGGTGAGTCTGTAGACCTGGGTCCTAAGTACCACCACTGCTGAGTCACACTGTCATGTTGGAGTTTCTGGCTGAGGTGTAagtgtatttctgtattttaatccCATAAGATCTGAGAATATTCTTTGTTTTCACTCCATGCTTTATGCTCTGATACCCATGCAGACATCTTAAAGCACTGGACTGCTTGCTAAAACTCATTCTAGGAtcccattctttgttttcttatgacTTGGGTGGTGGTTACTTGCTCTGATAACATTGCTGAATAACTGAAGTGTATGCTGTTTCTAGAGTCTGTTCTAGTTGGTACTGTTGCACaattaacactttttaaatgtctgaaCCTTTCTGTTCTGGAAAACCAGTTTACTCTGAAATCTTGATTAATCCCATTCAGATATGTCATTGAACCTAGAAACACGTAGCATGCCTGTTAGTCTGCTATTTGTGTCCTTCAGTTATTCAGGGGCTGAATTCACATAAGCCTGAAAGTGTAATagatttatttccaaaatgtGTTAGAAGTCAACATattgcattttaataaaaattgctttCCTGCTCAGTTAACCTTGCTTGAGTCGAAGTTTTTGGTCAGTTGTCTGCTCTCCCAATAATGGGCTTAAGATCAACATTCTAGCATTTTTCTTAAGGCACATTGCTTCTGTGAATTCAGCTCATTTAATCCGGACTGCTGTTGTACCTGCTAGTCTTTCTAATCCTCTAACCTGGCTGctattctctctcctcccctctgtcTTGTAGAGAGGTCTGAAGAATGTGTTTGATGAGGCTATCCTAGCTGCCCTCGAGCCTCCGGAAACTCAACCCAAAAGGAAGTGCTGTATATTCTAAActgttttctccttcccttctttgctGCTGCTTCCTGTCCCACTACTGTAGAAAGATCGtttaaaaacaaaggaataaaaccaTCCTGTTTGAAAGCCTCTGCGTCTTTTTACTCACCACCTTAGAGCAACCTCTGTATTAGTTTTTGATCAAGAATGCAATATCTTATAGAAATTTTTTGTGATCAGTAGTCAAGTTGGACTTGTTTTAACTTTCTGCTGCTTGAGTTGCCTGATGCTCAGAGCTTTTTGGTTTGGATTACCATTGCAAAAGGGAACTTGGTCTGGCATTAAGAGTGTCCTCTTGGAGAAAATAACAAGAGTTTTAACACTTCTAGATCTCAGTTCTAGATGGAGAAAGTAACACAAACATCATTTTACTCTTATGATCAATTGTTAATTGTAATTGCATGACAAACCTTATGGAAAAGGGGTGACCTTCTAGTAGAGTGTAACGGGGAAGGGAGGattcttttctggttttcctttgtGCAGTGAAACTTTGTGTTGCTGTTGCTTTGGCTGTCTGTGCTGTAGTGGAGTATTTGTCAGTCTGGGGTGGGGAAGATATTGATGTATCTGCTACTGCTTTATGAGTTCATTTGTTACGTTATCTTTTAAGAATAGCATCCATTTAAACAGTTGACTTACAGTTTGTTAATGTTGAGATGTAAAGCTGCCACCtttatattttcctgcttctgaTTTTATTGTGAGGGAAATATACAATTGTGGTTACcttcaaattttgaaattaaaaatatacaactgTTTGTATAAATGCCTGATGAAGCTTTATTCCTGTTGCACTGACTGGCTCTAATTTTACGTATGTATCAGGTACCCACATTTTTGCTCCCTTGAATCTCCTTGACTCTTAACTGGTGGGATAAAGGGAGTTCAAAGTGACTATCTTTGCAGCTAccataatctctctctctttgcctgtgcCTTCCATAGAATAAGGATGCCACTGACCCGTGCCCGTCCTCTCAGTCCTGTTTCATATCCAGCTGTTTCATTTGAATGCAGAGCTGCTTCCCttgtttttatgtaaaatgttttagCAGCACATTACAAAACTCATATTGAATGAGCAAATGACACGTGTGCTTGTTTGCTTCTTGTGACATACATTGGTCTGCACAAAGTTTTCTCAAAGGACCACTGTCTCACTCATGAATATCTGCTCCTCTGCTCTTGAATTGCTGAGTCCTTCCAGTGCCTTGGACAAATCTTGGTGAAGTGAGATTATTGTGTTGAGATTCAGGgttgtttttaatgtttctttctttgccaACTCTTGGGGGTTTGAATGGTTTAAATTTGAACTCCAACTTTATTATACTGAAAATCAGACCgcccattttttctttctacccCTTTTCAGAAAGGCCTAAAGAATGTATTTGACGAAGCAATATTGGctgccctggagcctccagaaccGAAGAAGAGCCGCAGGTgtgtgctgctatgaacatctctCCAGAGCCCTTTCTGCACAGCTGGTGTCGGCATCATACTAAAAGCAATGTTTAAATCAaactaaagattaaaaattaaaattcgtTTTTGCAATAATGACAAATGCCCTGCACCTACCCACATGCACTCGTGTGAGACAAGGCCCATAGGTATGGtcccccctttcccctcccagTACTAGTTAATTTTGAGTAATTGTGTATTGTCAGAAAAGTGATTAgtactagtttttgttttgttgtttgaaaaaaaaaaaaaaaaagtagtgggtttttttgtttttttgtttttttttttttttttggtttaaaagCAAGGCATGCTTGTGGATGACTGTAACAGACTAATTGGAATTGTTGAAGCTGCTCCCTGGTTCCACTCTGGAGACATCTGGGACatcttagtgtttttttttttttttttttttttttccctcctcttttttgggggggagtgtgtgtggggtttgttttttagtcttgtttttttaattcattaaccAGTGGATAGCCCTTAAGGGGAGGAGGACGGATTGATTCCACATTCCACTTCCTAGA
It encodes:
- the CDC42 gene encoding cell division control protein 42 homolog isoform X1, encoding MQTIKCVVVGDGAVGKTCLLISYTTNKFPSEYVPTVFDNYAVTVMIGGEPYTLGLFDTAGQEDYDRLRPLSYPQTDVFLVCFSVVSPSSFENVKEKWVPEITHHCPKTPFLLVGTQIDLRDDPSTIEKLAKNKQKPITPETAEKLARDLKAVKYVECSALTQKGLKNVFDEAILAALEPPEPKKSRRCVLL
- the CDC42 gene encoding cell division control protein 42 homolog isoform X2; this encodes MQTIKCVVVGDGAVGKTCLLISYTTNKFPSEYVPTVFDNYAVTVMIGGEPYTLGLFDTAGQEDYDRLRPLSYPQTDVFLVCFSVVSPSSFENVKEKWVPEITHHCPKTPFLLVGTQIDLRDDPSTIEKLAKNKQKPITPETAEKLARDLKAVKYVECSALTQRGLKNVFDEAILAALEPPETQPKRKCCIF